agaatattttttgtgcaccaaaaaataataacgacttatattgtgatggccgatttcaaaacacttcggagcgttatgaatcttttgtgtcaaacgacctgtttttctcaaaattccGTTCCTGAAAATCAGAGCGATCAGCCGACTTCAGATAACTATAACTTTTCACAGACAACatatgaaagaaagaaatttcACCAAGTTATGGGTTTTCGCAGATCATATCACATAagctttcttttctttaaaggtTGGAATTATGcacctctttttttttgtttggttgagcaccattttttaaaatgtaattttttatttgtttttaaatttctcaaaaaaaaaaaaaaaaaaaattattgcacAATGTAATAGTTGTTTAATGTCATGAACTCATATGTTTACAGGCGTGTTATCTGTCCTTCCACCCCTCAATCAGCTGGATGCATGCTGGTGTTTGACCTGGGTGATCGTGAGTCTTTCAACTACGTTAAATATCGGCACATGGAGGTGTGCAATATTGTGCAGCCGTATACTGTGCTCTTCATGCTTGTGGGACACAAGTGTGACAGAGAAGAGCGGGAGGTGAATCAAGATGAGGTGGAAGAGTTTGCCAGTGAATTGGGAGCACCGTACATCGAGGCCTCGGCCAAAACTGGTCACAATGTGGCAGAAGCTTTTGAACTGTTGACCCGGCGCATTTATCAGGGCTATCTGAGCGGAGAAGTGCACTTGCATGAGAGCTGGGGAAAGATCCATAAAAAATAAGTCAGCGGAAAACAACAAATGCTGGACTcataaagtcaacatgaaactgCATGTTTTCCATATTATGACCAATCAAATGTAACCAGGtattttgacaaaataaaaaatgaaggaCAAAAACCACTAAAAATTAGAAATTGCGACTGATTCTGATTGTTCTATAACCAGtgtttgctgtatttttaaatgtttttcttttttttttaatgtatctttaatttttttttaggttcATTTCATTCAAGTGTTTTGTGGTTGTTTTGTATACTTGctttgcatgtttgtttttttttgcttaatttttattgtatttattatttattcattcatttttgtttattaaatatttgactCATTTGATTTTGCTTTTATGATGAATGTAGTAGTATTTTTACCACGTTTGaatacattttcacagatttccCATCCAGATGAGGGCAGAAAACACAAAAGTCAGCAGCTGCAGTAAAGCTTGAACTTCCTTTTACGGATGATGGTTTGAGTGTCATCGTCATAGAGAA
The sequence above is drawn from the Megalobrama amblycephala isolate DHTTF-2021 linkage group LG13, ASM1881202v1, whole genome shotgun sequence genome and encodes:
- the LOC125242855 gene encoding ras-related protein Rab-39A-like; the encoded protein is MDPAAVSAVMNHSAQFLYRFKMMMIGDNNVGKSCILKRYTEGLYPERWVTIGMSFCSHILEVEPGVRVNLQIWDTPGHESFWRVICPSTPQSAGCMLVFDLGDRESFNYVKYRHMEVCNIVQPYTVLFMLVGHKCDREEREVNQDEVEEFASELGAPYIEASAKTGHNVAEAFELLTRRIYQGYLSGEVHLHESWGKIHKK